The Danio aesculapii chromosome 8, fDanAes4.1, whole genome shotgun sequence genome window below encodes:
- the magoh gene encoding protein mago nashi homolog, which translates to MSTSDFYLRYYVGHKGKFGHEFLEFEFRPDGKLRYANNSNYKNDVMIRKEAYVHKSVMEELKRIIDDSEITKEDDALWPPPDRVGRQELEIVIGDEHISFTTSKIGSLIDVNQSKDPEGLRVFYYLVQDLKCLVFSLIGLHFKIKPI; encoded by the exons ATGTCCACGAGTGACTTTTATTTGAGGTACTATGTGGGGCATAAAGGTAAATTCGGCCATGAGTTTCTGGAATTTGAATTCAGACCAGACG GAAAGCTTAGATATGCAAACAACAGCAACTACAAGAACGACGTCATGATCCGAAAAGAG GCTTATGTGCATAAAAGTGTGATGGAAGAGCTGAAGAGAATCATTGACGACAGTGAAATCACAAAAGAAGACGATGCCTTGTGGCCTCCTCCAGATAGAGTTGGCAGACAG GAACTGGAGATTGTCATCGGTGATGAGCACATTTCATTCACAACCTCTAAAATTGGATCTTTAATTGATGTAAACCAGTCCAA GGACCCAGAGGGACTGAGAGTTTTCTATTACCTGGTCCAGGATCTCAAATGCCTCGTATTCAGTCTCATCGGCCTCCACTTCAAAATCAAGCCCATCTAA